Genomic segment of Hydra vulgaris chromosome 08, alternate assembly HydraT2T_AEP:
ttgtttttttaatgttaagagTTAGTTTGTTGCATTTTCATCATTCATTGTATAGAAGAGTTTGTAAATGTTATTATCGGAAAAGAATaagttagtgtcatcagcaaacacgATACTGATTAAATTCGAAGCTTTATTTAGATCGTTTGTATCCAGAATAATAGTGGTCCCAAAATggaaccttgtggaacgccacatgaaatatttagaaatttatttggaTGATCATTATTGctgaaaacaaattgtttacggttggataaataacttttgaaccattttATAACCTTGCaatttattctataatattttagcttttgtagtaaaatttcatgatcgacagtatcgaatgctttcgAAAGGTCGATGAAAacacctaatgtatatttaGACCGGTCAAAAGAATTAGAGATTTCACGTACAAATTGGATAACTGCATGTTCTGTGGAACTATTTCTTTTAAAGCCGAAttgatagttttataaaaaattattagaatgaagataattgtataatctaCTGTACATAATactttctagtatttttgaaaacgtGGAGAGGAcagagatagggcgataattactgatatttgtttaattttatttgatttggttatattttcagagtttgatttaagcaacaaaaatattggaaaatgaTCAGATCCGATTTTAGGATACCTGTTTGGATATCATTGTCGGATATACCTGTTGTAATGATATAATCAATCAAAGACGCTGAGTTTTTTGTTACTCTTGACGGACGATTAATCAAGGGTATCGCTCCAGTTTCGAAAAAAGAatcgtaaaagtttttaattttattattttcattgtatagaaaacaattcatatttaggtccccaataataaatttttttttttctttaataccttttttaaaaatacagtcgactctcgatatctcgaatacttgatatctcgaacttttGAGTATCTCGAACTTTTTTAGCGGTCCCATGGACATAACGTACTAGTTTAGGCTAAAAtcaattttcgaaaaaaaaaaatttttaattcgatttttaaattcgattttttttaagaatcgaatttctgaaaagttttcctttaatatataatttattatttttgtcaaacgCAGCAACATGCCGCTCGTTAAACGAAAACTCACGAACAAatctataatagaaaaatgcaaGGCTTTAAAAGACCTAGAGACTGGGATGTCTAACAAAGAGGTTGCCAAAAAGTATGGAGTCCCAAAGAACACATTATCAAcctggattaaaaataaaaccaagttATTAACCTCACTGGAAAAAAATGGCACAAAATCTAAACGGAAGAAACTTCGTAGtggtaatttcaaaaatgtagacAAGGCCATATACACGTGGTTCGTTGCAAAAAGAAGTCAACAAGTACCAATTGATGGTACCATACTAAAAGAAAAGGCACTAAAATTCGCAGAAGCATTAGGAGAGTTGGATTTTAAAGCATCTGATTGTTGGTTTCATAATTGGAAAAAAAGGTCAAATTTTGTCAAATcttgttcaattttaatataaacaaataacatgtatctgtttatatttaatttatttagttttttaaacgtgtaattaaaattcaattattctgTTCCTTTCTTGCACATataaaaatcagctaaaaagTTGGATGACCGGAGACCTTTTTACAGAATGGGTAATGAAACTTGACTCATTTTTTCGTGCTCAAGACAGGAAAGTAGCACTCCTGGTGGATAACTGTTCTGCCCACCCACACATTGAAGGGCTAAGCAACATCAACCTAATATTTTTCCCCCCTAACACCACATCTGTCCTTCAGCCCATGGATCAAGGCGTAATACGAAGTCTTAAAGCTCATTATCGTCACAAAATTGTGCGTTTGTGTATCAAGGCTGTCGATAATAACGAACCCATGCCAAAAATTTCTATACTTCAAGCAATGAAAGATCTTGTTTCTTCGTGGAATGCTGTGTCGAAGGAGACTGTCatcaactgctttaaaaaaccggtatcagcaaaacaaacaaGAGTATTGAAGAAGCTGATGATGatcattcttttaaatttttgacagaAGAACTTAACCGTTTGCGAGAGTTAGATCCTCGTGCCGTCCAAGAAGATCTCTCAGCGGAATCTTACATTGGTTTAGATCGCGATATAGTAACCACCGGTTCACTTGCTACTGATGCTGAAATCATTGCTCAGATTTTAGACCCTAATTTTGAAAACGACGATAATGAAGTTGAAGATAGCGTTGACGAAGCTATTGACGTCGAAGCCCCGCCACGCCCATCTGATATTCAATTAGAAATTGCTTTTGAAACAATTCAAAATGCTTCGCTATACAGCTCAAAATACGGAAATGAAATACAATCCCTAGCACTAAAACTTGAGGATTTAATGAAGATGGAAAAGATGgataatttaaagcaatatcagataacagattttttccaaaagttgtagtttttgttgttaatgatttttgtcagaaaaataacttgttttaatgaaagtcgggcaattttatttattttcaaccctTTTCTTGATATCTCGAACTATCGATATATCGAACTTTTTTTCCGGTCCCCTTAGtgttcgagatatcgagagtcgactgtactttgttcaaaaaaaatgctcaagttctcacgccgtcaggtggtcgataacaacagcttattaataagtttttcgactcattgtttataatttcaatagttaaaatttctttatcgccATCGGATACACTTAAACCATTCCTAACATGATAAACAATGtttcatttacatatataacaaCTCCTGCGCCGCGTTTATTTACTTGTCTCTGGagagaaattaatttaaaatgaggaatataaaagtttaaaattatttaaattattcgaAATCCACGTTTCAgtcaaacaaattatattaaaacaattttttgtttcctctaacaaattaagaagtttttcaaaattattattgaggCTTCGAAAGTTTACGTAGagaattctaattttattaaagtttttgtcgcaaacttttttaaaaagaaacccttCTAATTCGCTTGGATAAACCATATcggattttaaattttcattattatttattttagaaaagttgaaATTTATGGATTCAAAATCACTAGTTCCagccatgctttttttttttttttttttttaaagggcatttaattttagaaaattttttttttttaaacgtaatgTTTGGGTTTCTAAATTCCCtgcaaaaaatcatattttataatagcatACTTGCCTTCACTGCATAGTCTTTTTACTTCCTCCCATAACTTTTTACAACTCAATAGTTTCCTTTGCAAAAtcttcattaataaatataccaGTTCCCCGCAAGTTTTTCACGGCGTTTAGAATTTTGTTATTGTCTTGGTAATTTAATAGCTTCGAAACTATTGTTCTTGGTAGTTTACTTTCACTTGATTTGCCCACTCGATGCGCTTTTTCCACAACCACTTCGCTGtcaattttaagttattttttgaaaatattttttactgtattttcaCAGTCACTCCATGTTTCGTTAGGTTTTTCTTCAACTCCTTCTATTCGTAGATTATTTCGATGAGATCTGTTTTCTAAATCGATTGTTTTTTTgcgtaaaatattaaaatccttatcataacactttttaatttgtacAACCTTTTCCATTAGGTTTGTTTCTTAGAATTTGAACAAGAATTGTTTTAAGATCACTTATATCCATGGCGCTCTATACTGAAGGCCTATTCATCGCGCAACAGTAAGCCGTGACTGGGGGCCTATTATTTTTACGGATTATCAGCAACtgctataaaattatattttggaGTTAAAATATGACTCATAATgaattaattagtttatttagaaatatttatattaaaatgtaattaaaagttaaaatttcatataaaaaaaattaaaacaaagaaaatatttgcatatattttaacaacaacagATACAAATCAttcttttctaaacaaaaattacGATAACTTTACAACTTTTAATGCAGGTTCTTTATTAGATTTTGGTGTAATTTGTgcacaaaaattgtttaaaaatatattaccaagTGTGTTGCaatgtttttgattaatttcaaaatagtaaaattcagaAACTTGCAAAAAGATGTCACTTAAGGACTTAcgacaaactttattttttatcgaATGGAATaagacaaagcaaaaaaaaaacccattGGCAAACATTGTCTGGTGGAATTTAAAGACCACCACGATCTATAGACTTGAGGTACTCACcaaacttttcataataaaataatgtttgattgaacaaaatgttttcattatatTCATTTCTACATACATAACCAGCAATATAAATCAAAGACATTTTGGTAGTATCAAAAATTGATGACTCTAGTTTTTCTAAATTGTCAAATATTTCACTACCTGCTTCACATAAAACATATGTACAAGAAGCACACTCATGACCTGAACTAAAGTCAAAAGAATTTAtgtcaatatttaaagataacaacAGTGATGTGTGATTTATATGCAATTTTTCTATAACTTGTTGAACATTTATAAAGTAGGCACCTCCGGAACCTTGTCTCAACTTCCCAAATTCTTTTTCTAAGTGGTCACTTGTAAACATACCAAGAAGAACATAATCATGACTTgttgctaataaatatttacatagcTCGACAATACCATAGCAAGTATGGTGAATTGATTTTGCAGTGTCATTAGATAACTGCTTTACTCTTTTGCCATTTTTACAACACAATTCAAGAGCCATATCACCAAACTGAAGTAGAGTATTAGGACGGCAATCATCAGGACTTCAAATAGGGGCTTCTAGTGGATCATTGTGTCTTACATCAGCTCCATGACCTTTCACATTCAAAATTTTCCACCaggttattactttatttataaatatcgcAGAATCCTTagaatttgaaattatttgagAATAGTTCAGCAAGGCATGATATGTcttatctgaaaaaactttaaggcAAGTAGATACATTTTGCCTTTCAATTAACTTGGGAGCTATTGCAATTTCATTCAAGTCTGACAATTTGACTGACTTTTCTGATTCAATTTGATATAAGCATTTAAGGTGCTCCCATTTAGCTGTTCTTTGAATACCATTATCACTGTACACTAGCTTCCCACTTTCTGTAAGCCATAGATTCCtaatgtttttcaaaagatGAACAAAGTCAAACAGTAAATAGATACCCTCTTCCGTTTTCCAAGGTTTTTCTGGAATAGTATGATATAATTCTAAAAATGCTTGGTTTACACGATTACCATCACAGATAACAACTTTTACATCGCAAGATGatgattttataagttttatgctggagtttatttgttcaaacagaaaattttaacttaattttgaaattggAATCATCTTGTACAAAAATTTAAGACCACCTTTGAGACATACTATCATAATTCCCAAAACAGTTTTAGCCAATAATGATGGATCATCTAAAGATTTACCAAACAATGTTCCACCATGGTAAAGCATCATTTTTTTGACATATACTTCATTGtgaataattatacaaattttttgttttttttcaatgttttggaAAACTGAGTCTACGAAACTAGCATCATCAATTTTGCAAACTTTTGATGTTATGCGTGTCAAAGTATTAACTGATGGCAATTGAAAATCGTTCCTTAGTTTATTGTATAAAGCACGAGatgttgaaaaatattcaaaacaacgTATAATTGTATCTGAgtcatatcttttttttccaataagtTTTGCAGACATAACTGATATTTGTTGctgaataatgtttttcttatgatttatttccatgacatttaaaaaatgtagtaTTTCCTCAAACCTTGACCAAgaatcaacaatatttttacgatttttacacaaactttttataaaacattttattccacaatgaaatgttttaaaatttttaacaagaaataaagGAATACCATCATAAAACGTAATAGATTGaacattaattgttttttcaatcaTATATGCTATTACTGAAACTGAAAAAACCCTgagattatttaataaaacatttttaaaatcaatatatgtTGCAGTATCAGCCAATAAAAGTGCTAAGTTCATCTTTGTCTTCCTTGAACagtaactttttcaaaaactgcTGGCCAATGTAATTATCAAACAGTTTCATCTGAAACTAAAAGATTAGAATTTGGAATACTTTCTAtccaaatatttctttttcatccaaatatatatatatatatatatatatatatatatatatatatatatatatatatatatatatatatatatatatatatatatatatatatttatatatatatatatatatatatatatatatatatatatatatatatatatatatattcctaacACTCTAAGGAGTTTACAAGTAAGTAAAAATactgtgttttaaaattatttacaaaaatttataatttaaaaaacattaatattacaaaGTTATTGGAAATATAATAGAATAAACAAGAttaagttaaacaagttaaaaaatttctagCAAGTTTTTCAATGTGAGCTTTTCACCTTCGCAATTTTTAGAATTTACATGGTAAACTCAGGGCCGTAGTGAGATCAAAAATCCTTTCGGGCAAGGAGAAAAAATGCCGCCtcaaattcaatattttttttaatgtttaatttgattcaaattttgataaaccTACTTAAAGCACatttaaaatcaactttaaatcGTGCTTTGTGGTTGAAAGTCATTGAAAAAATTACCAggcattagtttttttaataaatattaaaattagactcaaaaaaattcaaacaaaatttatttttctagctTTCAATGATGCAAAGTTatcaataatttcattttaacaCAGAGATTTTGCCAGGGGATTTTCAATTGACAAAATGGCAAGATTAGTCAAACGTTCTTGACCCATGGAGGATCTTagataatttttcaaaagcCTAAGTTTGCTAAAGCTACGTTCACATGATGCCACAGTGACGGGTAGTGTGAGAAAGATTCTAAGAGCAATTTCAATGAAAGGGTATGCCTCAGTCAAAGAATAGATGTGCATAAATTGCAAGATTTTCAATGGATTTGCGTTTTTTAAATCTGGAATCAGGACACTGACTTGAAACTTAAAGCTTTCAATTTCAGATAAAAATTCATTAGCATTAAGATCACGAACATGTTTTTGACAAAGTTTATTTCCACATTTCTTCAGATCTTCAACTGACATACTTGCAAGAGAGTTATCATTTAGAAACTCAAAATCTGATGAAATCTCAGCCATTGTTTCAAATCTTCAGTGTAATTGTGTAATTATACTGTCAAAGACtatattacaattaatttcaatatctttttctGGAGGTATGTGTGAACTTTCTTCCCTTGTTTCATCATCAAACATCCTTTTTGCTTTTCGTTTTCTTTCGATTGGAAAGCTAGCTTCAATGTCAAGatcttttgatattatttcagCTTTTTTCATGCTGTTATGAATGCCCCTGTCTCGAAGGTTTTGTATAGAAGCAATCAgaccagcaattttttttgatgcaatatcaattgtcatattttttgattgtaaGCTGCGATTCTCTCTGTCAATTAATGTAAGTATCATGTTCCAAAGGTCAAGCCAGCAAAGAAACTCAAAATCAACTTGAATCAAAATCTCTCTAGCTCCGGACCTTGTTTCAGCATTTAGCAGAGAATCATTACTAATTTCTTGTAAAACATTGCAAATATTTGTGATTTGATTATTTAGTGAATGGATAGCCTCCTTTTTGGCAGACTAACGTGTTTCACTTTAACTTTTAAGGGTGACTGCAAGTGTTTTCAtcattaataagttaaaaagcagTAGACCAAGAACAGAGTCCTTTGGCACACCGCTAACTACTGGGACCCACTCACATGTTAATCCGTCTAATAATACTCTCTGTAGCTAACCAGTTTGTCCCGTCTGGTAGTAGAACTTGAGaagaaattgaatattttttgaactttccaaaaggttcaaaaaatattcaattttttctcaAGTGGAATCTTTCTCAACACAATTGAACTAATAGCACGCTATCATCATCTTTTAGCAGAACACATAACGAACGTTAAACTTAAGCAGAAATCTGTTAGATTTCTAATAATCCGATATGTTTGTGTCACTGATAGAGAATGTTCTATTGAAGAGAGTTTTCTGGATTTCATTGAGACTCAATGAAATCCAGAAAACTCTCTTTGTGACATTTGTTCTTTGTGAGAGAGATCAGGAGtgcaatcaaataaaattgaataatatttggcttttttaattttcgtgACTATCACCTTTCTGCCAAGAAGTTCAATTAGTTCATTCTGAATTTGTGGGGAAAAGTAACTAACAGATTTCTGCTTAAGTTTAACATTCGTTATGTGTTCTGCTAAAAGATGATGATAGCGTGCTATTAGTTCAATTGTGTTGAGAAAGATTCCACTGTTTGGCTCACCACTAATATTGGAACTGCCTCGAAAAGCCGAATTGTTCTTAGCGCAGAACATAATTGAATCTATAACAACTTTTAGAATATTTCGCCACTTTTCTTTTTCAGTTTGGATGGCATTTTGAATGTCCTTGTCTAAAGATCTTCCCTCTCTCagatttttttccatttctttcCATGAAGTGAAACACTTTCTATGTTCACAGCTATTCTCGTGTTCAGGGATTCGAGAGTTTAGTTGTTTCCATTCTGAAAAACCTTTTGATGTATCTGCAAACTTGCTTgtttttgtgtttgaaaaaaGGATACATGGAAAgcaaaacaaagaattttttgatgCACAGTATAACAACCATTGACGATTAACTTTTTCCCCATTaggaagatttttttcaaatcaactAGAACTGAAATGTCTGTTTTCTGATGATGTTGATGTGGTAGGATAGACTTCTCTCTTGTCTCGTTTAGCACCATGTTCAACCAAAGAACATCTTAGACTGTCATTAATTTTGGGCCAAGTTGGTGGATCATCAAACTTGAATTCTAACAGATTTGTTGTAACTGCATTTTGGTTGACTTCATTGTTTTGCAGTAATTGTTCATCATCACATCGAAAAAAAACTGGACTTTTTTGcgctgtaaaaataaaaataaactatatcaACATTTTTTCCATTGTAATATTGCAAATGACATGGCTTAGTTTgctaagttttttaattaaatttatttgtgatttTGACTTGAAAAtccatcaataaaaatatttttccctGGTTGTTCTGCTTGATCATCGCTTTTTTTAATCCATTTTGCAAACaccttttgtaattttttgtcaCTTTCAAGTCgttgcttttttaactttttaaaagctgaACCAGAtagctttattcttttttttgatggtgacataatagattttaaaacttttatttcaaaatattttacttttcttgACAAGGAAAGAATGAAAGTTTCTGTGTGCGACTAGGTGTAATCAATAAATACAAATGCAATTATTTTGCCTCGATTTCTCTTTTAAAAGTTCTTGAGTCAAAAAACTGcgagttaaaattattttcattaaaaaattgcaaatctgGGTCGTAAAAGTCATTAAGTAAAACATAATTTGTAGTTTTGATAAACATTAAAGTGTTGCGTTCCAAAATCTATTGTTTGTTTAGCCGTTTGTAAGAGTAAACATTAAAGTGTTGCGTTCAAAAATCTATTTGTTTAGCCGTTTGTAAGAGTAATTAATTCCtacgcttaaaaaaaaaaaattaagttattttttaaattcgcgacaattaatttagttatatttagtcGTTGCGTATTTACCTTGATTGCGCAGTTTTTTCACTTCTTCCCATAGTTTCTTTAGCGAAATCTTCGTTAATATATATTCCACTGCCTTTCAGATTTTGCTtcaattgtttaatttttttttaattaatgttttaatttcacataggaaattattttaatttgcatgAAGGTGCGAAAAAAATTACGAGGCGTTCCAAAGATTTTGAAACgcaaattgaaattattttggttttgaggcgtctttaaaacatttcatatattaaaaaatgtttaataaattttgaaatttgccACCTTGCTAATTTGGCGCCCATGGCTGTGGCCTCGTTCGCCACCCCATCACTACAGCTCTGggtaaacttaataatttaaacataaaatttgaaatctatcGATGAATACATAACTAGTTtatacttgtaaaaaaataaataattttattaatttcccTCACGTTTAGGGTAGGGTGGGGGgctaagattttagggtttcttcttcccattctcctatcaaagtaatttttttttgtgaagaatcttttcgtcatatatatatatatatatataaatttggaatattctttttgtttaaaagttggttatttcaaacatt
This window contains:
- the LOC136082936 gene encoding uncharacterized protein LOC136082936; this translates as MAEISSDFEFLNDNSLASMSVEDLKKCGNKLCQKHVRDLNANEFLSEIESFKFQVSVLIPDLKNANPLKILQFMHIYSLTEAYPFIEIALRIFLTLPVTVASCERSFSKLRLLKNYLRSSMGQERLTNLAILSIENPLAKSLC